The Maridesulfovibrio salexigens DSM 2638 region AACGGTCTCATTGATAGACAGTTCTTCCGGAGTGAAAGCAATGTATTTAACAACAGAGCGTGCCGGGATAGTGAATTTGTCCGGGTTGGCTTTGTAGAAATCTTCAATCTGTTTGTCGCTGATCTTGATATTTTTAACAAAGTCAGCACCGGATACATAGTAATAATCGATCTGAACTTTTTCAGCAGCAGAGTCGAAAAGTGCGCGGGCATCAGCTTCAGTGGGCTTGACCGGCATGGTTACGTATTCCTGCAGCTTGCTGATCAGAGCGCTGTTGCGCATGTCATTTTCAAAGGTAGCAGCGGACATGGCTCTGCTCTGCAGGAAAGCCTGATAGAGATTCATGTCGAATTTGCCGTCTTTGTCTGCAAAAGCAGGAATCTTGCTGATGCTGTATGAAAGTTCACTGTTAGATACAGAGAGTCCGAGTTTTTCTGCTTCTGCTTCCAGAAGTTTCTGGCTGACCAGCTGTTCAAGAACAGCTTTCTTGAATTCAGGGGACTGCAGTTGATCGGAGTCTAAATTGGGATTCTGAGCCCTTAATGCTTCAGCGGTTTCGCGGTAGACCTGCATGAATTCCTGAGTAGGAACAGGCTGGTCGTTAACGTAAGCGATTACCGGATCGGTGTTGCCGTTGAATCCGCCGGCGCCGAAGGCAAAAATAAAAACTGCGATAATGATACCGAATGCGATTTTGATACCCCAGCTCTGGGCATTTTGGCGCAGAATGTCCATCATGGCTTCTTCAGTCTCCGTTTGCAGCAGGTGCTGCTTTCAAGTGTTTATTCTATTTTAACAGGCAGGGCATCCACCAGTGCGGATACCCTGCCATACTCATTTACAGTTGTTTACCGACGTAGTTCAGCAGGCCGCCGGCTTTAATAATTTCTAGTTCTTTTGTGGAAAGGTCGTTTTTGACTTTAATTTCAGCACCATCAGCCATGACAACAGTTTCGCCGCCAGGTGTGATTGTGGTGGTATCGATGGTCAATTTACTACCTTCCGACAGTTTGTCGTAATCGCTCTTTTCAGAGAGTACAAGGGGTAGAATGCCAAAATTGACAAGATTTGCACGATGAATGCGTGCAAGAGACTTGGTAATTACGGCAACAACGCCCAAATGACGGGGGCCGAGAGCAGCATGTTCGCGGCTGGAACCCTGTCCATAGTTTTCTCCGCCGAGAATGATTCCGTTATCAGCAGCTTTCATGCGGCCGACGAATCCTTCATCAACTCGGCTGAAGATATATTCACTGATTGCGGGAATATTGGAACGCAGTGCAGTGATCTGCGCGCCCGCGGGAAGAATGTGGTCAGTCGTGATGTCATCTTCGACCTTGAGGCGGATTTCAGAGGAAATCTGATCCGGCAGGGCGGAGAATGTCTCAAGAGGAACAATGTTGGGACCGCGCACGATTTCAACTTCAGCTCTGTTTTCAGGAGGGAAAATAAAAAGATGGCGGATTGAAGGAACTTCTTCAGGGAAGTCGATCTTGGCCGGAGGAGTACCCCAGGTTGCGGGATCGGTGAATTCCCCTGCAAGGGCCAGCTTCGCGGCAGTCTGCGGGCTTGCAAGATAAACCTGCGCATCCTGAGTTCCGCTGCGTCCTTCAAAGTTACGGTTGAAGGTACGTACGCTCACCCCGGCAGAAGTGGGGGAGCCGCCCATACCGATACAGGGACCGCAGGTACATTCGAGCAGTCTTGCACCGGAATCAATGAAGTTGGCGATAAGTCCATCGGAAGCAAGCATTTTGAGAACCTGCTTGGAACCGGGGGAGATCATCAGGTCTACACCTTCAGGCAACTGCTGGTCCTGCAGGATCAGGGCGGTTGTCTTCAGGTCGGAGTAAGAAGAGTTGGTACAGGAGCCGATGGCTGACTGGTTGACTTTGAGTCCGGCGAGAGACTTAACAGTTACAACACGGTCAGGCATATGCGGCTGGGCTACCAGCGGTTCAAGCTCAGAAAGGTTGATTTCTACAACTTCAGCGTAAGTTGCGTCTGCATCAGCGATAAGCTCGGACCAGTCTTCTTCGCGGCCCATGGCCTTGAGGAAAGCTTTAGTATTTTCATCACTGGGGAAGATAGAAGTGGTAGCACCCAGTTCCGCGCCCATGTTGGTGATGACTGCACGTTCGGGAACGGAAAGAGTCTTTACGCCTTCACCTGCAAATTCAAATACCTTGCCTACACCGCCTTTAACGGTCTTGAGCTCAAGCAGCTTGAGGATAATGTCTTTGGCAGAAGCCCATCCGGTCAGTTTGCCGGAGAGTTCAACCTTGACTACCTTGGGCATGGGAATGGAGTAGGGCTGTCCGGCCATTGCCAGAGCAACGGAAAGTCCGCCAGCACCCATAGCCAGCATACCCAGTCCACCTGCTGTAGGGGTGTGGCTGTCTGAACCGATCAGGGTTTTGCCGGGTTTGGCAAAGTTTTCCAGATGCAGCTGGTGACAGATACCTGTTCCGGCAGGAGAAAAGACAACGCCATGCTTGGCAGCAACGGTGCGCAGGTACTGATGATCATCAGGGTTACGGAAACCCATCTGCAGGGTGTTGTGGTCCACGTAACTTACGGAAAGTTCGGTCTGGACTTTGTCAATCCCCATCGCTTCAAATTGCAGATAAGCCATGGTGCCGGTGGCATCCTGAGTAAGAGTCTGATCAATTCGTAGTCCGACCTCTGTTCCCGGCTCCATTTCGCCATTCAAAAGATGTGCAGATATGATCTTTTCAGTAATATTTAAACCCATGATACCTCCGGTATGATTGTGCTTTTCTTAAGCAGATTTGAAACTAAGTGTCCTGTTGTACGTCGCATGCCCGCGTACTTCATAAAGTGCCCGCTAAAGCTGTTATGAGAAGGCGGGGATCTGTTATCCTTCCATTCCGAGGCGCATTCGGTTTATTTTTCGTTGACGGATGTCAATCTCTGCTTCCAGACGAAGTTTGTCTTGCTGGGATTCGAAGATTTCCTTGGCAAAATAGATCCCTTCAGAAGGATTCTCACTTGCCAGCAGTGTTTTAATTCGCTGCTGGCAAAGTGTAAGTTCCTTCTTAAAGTTCTCGATTTCTACTTCGATCTCAGGGATGCTAATCGATTTTGATTCTTCTTCGGGTTGTTGATTCATCTTTTTTCTTAACCTCAGGGTCCTTGAGACCGTTGATTTCCGGCAGGCTGTTGTAGAGGGTCCAGTAACGAGGCCAGAGGTCAGAGATGTCGCCGGGGTTTTCAAGAGAGATTCCGGGGCGCATCCAGGCCATGAGACCGAGAGCAATACCGAAGAAAGGAGTAGGAGCGGACCATGCTTCATCCCATTTGAGTCTGCCGGGAAGAACGGTAAGTTCTTCTTCGCCACGTTCATATTTGATTCCGAGGCGTTCAAGCAGTTCAATACCCTGCTCAAACATCACTGCGTCAGCAATATTGCTGACTTTGCATTCTGAGCGGGAGTTTACTGCGAGGGCAAGACCTACGGGGAAGAGGTCATTTGCATTTCCGAAGTTAAAGGAGGCTTCTGCTGCGGCTTCACCCTTAGTTGCAGTGATGCTTCCTTTAGAAATTTCAATATTAAGACCACCGGCCTTCAGAATCCGAAGAGCGTCTTCAGCGGTTTCTGTTTTGGGCCAGTAACCATTGATAGTTACCTGTCCATTGCTGAAAGCAGGCATTGCCAGCAGTGCGGCACAAAGTTCTGGTTCCAGCGCAATGGAAAGCTGTTCAGGAACAGATATTTCCTTTGTTGCGGGAATAGAACATTCAGTTTCATTTAACTTGGCTTTGATGCCGGATTTTTTGAGTACTGCGACAACTTCTTTAAGCAGCCCAGCACCATGCCAACCTTCTGCAAATTTCATGGTCAGTCCCTGAGGATAGGTCCATGCAGCCAAAGCAAGAGCAGCGACAAATTCAGCAGGAATGTCTTCAGAAATTTCAATGGAGGATGCCATGCGTCCACCGCACTCAAGGCGCGCGGGTAAACCATGACTCTGGAGGTCAAGAGTGTTGAGTCTTGCACCCAGAGGAGAAAGAACTTCAGCCAGCGGTCTGGAATCATACTGTTTGAGAATAGGCCCACCGGCAATTTTGAACTTGCCGACAGTTTTGAGGCCGAATGCAATTGTCAGGAACATGGTCATTGCATTGTCCCCGGCAAAGATCAGCTTTTCTTCAAATTCGATTCCTTCACCGGAACGGGATTCGATGGTTTCGCCATCCCATGAAAGATGTGCTCCAGCCTGATTAAGCGCTTTGATCAGTTCGGTGATCTCATCGTTAACGCACAAGGGGCCCATTTTAGCTTCAGCGCCGGCTGCTGCACAGAGAGCAATCCAGAGCTTGGACTGAAAAAGGGAACCGGGACCGTCAAAAGTTACGTCCACAGGTTTTTGGGGCGGAGACAAAACATATGTAGAAAGCTTGCGGTTTTCGGGTTTGGCAACACCTGCATAAGCAAGGTTGTTGAGCTGTTCGAAAACACGGCGTGCTGTTTTGAGGTCGAACTTTTTATGACCGGCTTCTGCAGACCATGTTTCAAAGATACGTCTTTCCATATCCGGATCGCCGAGGGGCAGACCTTTCTGTTTGCGTTTGCTTGCAGCTTTACCCATAAGGTAGTTTCTGCGGGATACGAGGGAAAGAAGTCTTGCGTCCAGCTCTTTAATTTCGTCGAGCAGGGACTGTCTACGCGGTGCAGCACCGCCGGAACGTTCAAATTTTTTATATTCGGGCATTATTTTGGTTTCCTGAAATGTGATATAGAGAAGTCCACCTTAATAGCGCGATTTCTCCCGATGGGCAACCCCTCTGATTTGCGGTGTAAAAAAGAAGCCCTATTCGCCCGTAATGAAAAGAAAAGGGGAGAGGCGAAAAACGCCTCCCCCCTGAATAAGCAAGTAGTAATACTACTTAAATTACATTGCGTCGCCGGAAGCTGCGCCCTGCATTTTGACTTCAACCTTTTCGGTGAGGCCTTCGTAGTATTCGCGGAGCTGTACGAGAACTTCGTCACGACCGAAGTGATCTACGATTTCAGCGCCTTCGGAGAGAGCTTTACGCAGTTTGGTACCGGAAAGGATTACGCGCTCTTCTTTGTTGTGGGGGCAGGTTCTCAGGGAAGCCATGCCGTCGCACTTGTAGCAGTAGAAAGTCCAGTCAATTTTCATGGGCTCACAAAGGAGAGCTTTACCGGGCTCGGGGCAAGCTTCAGTTGCGTAAGGAATCTTGTCGAAGATTTCCTGAGCTTCGAACAGACCGTAGAAGTCACCAACACCAGCGTGGTCACGACCGATCAGCATGCGGTTAACACCGTAGTTCTGACGGAAGGTAGCGTGGAGGAGACCTTCACGGGGACCTGCGTAACGCATATCGAGGGGGTAACCAGCCTGGATAACGTTTTCTTTAACAAAGTAGTGCTCAACGAGAGTGTCGATTGCTTTAACACGAACTTCAGCAGGAATGTCACCGGGCTTGAGGTTACCGATCAGGGAGTGGATCAGACAACCGTCACAAACTTCGATGGAGATTTTTGCCAGGAACTCGTGAGAGCGGTGCATGGGGTTACGGAGCTGGAGAGCAGAAACAGTGGACCAGCCTTTTTCGTCGAACATTGCACGGGTTTCTGCGGGACGCAGGTAAACGCCTTTGTACTGTTCGGGGTACTCACCTTCGGAGAGAACTTTAACGGGACCAGCGAGGTTGTACTTCTTCTGAGCCATAACCATCTGAACACCGGGGTGATCTTCGAGAGCGGTTTTCCAGAAGATATCGTCTGCGGATTCTTCGCCTTCACCTTTGAAGACCTGGTAGCATTCCCATTTCTTGTCTTCTTCGGTCATTTCGTATTTTTCGGTGATCTGCATGGTAGCATATACTTCACCGTTGTTTACGAGAGCGATTTCGTCACCGACTTTAACATCTTCGTCGTCGGAGTCGAGGGTAACCGGTACGGGCCAGAAGGTGCCGTCGGTCATCAGAAATTTTTCACAAACGCCTTTCCAGTCTTCTTTACCCATGAAGCCGTTCAGGGGAGAGAAACCACCACATCCCATCATGATGAGGTCACCCTTTGCGCGGGCGGAAATTTCGATCTGTTTCAGACCTTCTGCTTTTTTCTGTTCAGCAGCGAGTTCTGCACCTTCGAGCAGGCAGCATACAAGACCTTTACCACCGTGAGGGGCTACGAGCTTAGACATGTTTACGTCTCCTTGTAGTAATTATTTTTTCAACACCTTGGCCCTTCCGCAAGACCTCCTGATATGAAATCTTCGGCCTCCGAGTATCTAGGTGGAGGCGGCGCTTCGTTTTGAAGCGGGTCTGCGGAACGAAAATTCGTAAAAACCATTATCATGGAGCGTGTTTTCAGGGTAGTCCTAAAACGCGTTTTCTCCATAAAGCTTAAGAGGGGTTATGAATGGTTTGTGAAAGAAATGTCAAGGGCAAAATTGAAATAGAGTGAAATTTTTCACTTAGTCAAATGTTAGGTTTGAGTAGTATAAGATGATATATTGGCATAAAACCAGTTATTGTAAGTGGTTACGAAGATGTGTGGTTTTGATGATGAGTAAACATGGCTGTTGGCTTAATGTAAAACTGTGAGTTACTTTTTGTAGAAGGCTGTGGGTGAGTACTTATGGTCTGTGTATGGTGTTTAAACTAAGAACTTTGCTGCCATATCATATGTAGGTATTATTTCGATTCTGTCTAGAGAAAATCAGGCAAAAGTCTATGTTGTTGACATGTAAAATCGGTTTGTTACAGCAGTTGTGAAGAAAATCCCATAATCTGAAAAAAAGGCTTGCAATTAAAGGCTAGATTGAACTAAATACCAATCCATGATGGAACACATTATTGTTTTGTCGCAAAAGACCAGAGCCATTTTTTGATAGTTTTGGAGCCTTGGCGACAGTGTTTCTAAGCCGTTTATATAGCGGATTTGAAATTAGCTTGTTCTAAATTTCACTTTCGCCTTGACACCGAGTGAGGGGCTTGATAGTTACTAATTTCACGAGCCTTGAACTTTAGGCAAGATTATAAATGGTTATAGGATGTCGGTGATTGATAACATTAAACCCTTTTAGGAGGACTAGGTATGCCGACCTTTGTCAATCCGGAAAAGTGTGATGGCTGTAAAGGTGGAGAAAAAACCGCCTGCATGTACATCTGCCCTAACGATCTTATGATCCTGGATCCCGAAGAAATGCGGGCTTACAACCAGGAACCCGAAGGATGCTGGGAGTGTTACTCCTGCGTTAAAATTTGTCCCCAGGGCGCTATTGAAGCACGTCCCTACGGTGACTTCGCACCCATGGGTGGTACTTCCATCCCCATGCGTTCCGCTGAAGACATCATGTGGACCGTTAAATTCCGTAACGGTAACGTAAAGCGCTTCAAGTTCCCCATCCGCACTACCCCTGAAGGTTCTATCAAACCTTATGAAGGTAAACCCGAGCCGACTGACCTCGACAACGAACTGCTCTTCACCGAAACTGAACTGGCTACCCCCAAAGAAGTTCTCGGACAGAAGTTTGACGTTGCTGAAGCAGACAAAACTACTGCTTGGAAGGATCTGGATTAATCACTGCTAAGCTTTTGTCTTAGGTGTATTAATTCACGCAATCTTAAAAACCTAATTAAGGAGGAAACATGCCTCTTCTCCCTAGTAAAGAAGCTTCCAAAGGTGTTGCTCTCGCAGAACCTGAGCTTATAGAAAAAGACGTGGACCTGCTCCTCGTCGGTGGTGGTATGGGTAACTGCGGTGTTGCTTATGAAGCAATGCGCTGGATCGAAAAAGTTGGTGGCGACATCTCCATCATGCTCCTCGATAAAGCTGCTATGGAACGTTCCGGTGCTGTTGCACAGGGTCTTTCCGCTATCAACACCTACCTTGGCGAAAACGACGCTGATGACTACGTACGCATGGTTCGTACTGACCTCATGGGCCTCGTTCGCGAAGACCTTATTTTTGACCTCGGCCGTCACGTTGATGACTCCGTTCACCTTTTTGAAGAGTGGGGCCTTCCCTGCTGGATCAAAAAAGACGGTAAGAACCTCGACGGTGCAGCTGCTAAAGCAGCTGGTCTCTCCCTGCGTAACGGCGACGCTTGCGTTCGTTCCGGTCGCTGGCAGATGATGATTAACGGTGAATCCTACAAGTGCATCGTTGCTGAAGCAGCTAAAATGGCTCTCGGCGAAGAAAACTACATGGAACGTATCTTCATCGTTAAAATGCTCCTCGACGCTAATGAGCCTAACCGCATCGCTGGTGCAGTTGGTTTCTCCACACGCGAAAACAAAGTATACGTTTTCAAATGTAACGCAGCTGTTGTAGCTTGCGGTGGTGCTGTAAACGTTTACCGTCCTCGCTCCACTGGTGAAGGTATGGGTCGTGCATGGTACCCCGTATGGAACGCAGGTTCCACCTACACCATGTGTGCTCAGGTTGGCGCTGAAATGACCATGATGGAAAACCGCTTCGTACCCGCTCGTTTTAAAGACGGTTACGGTCCGGTTGGTGCATGGTTCCTGCTCTTCAAAGCTAAAGCAACCAACTACAAAGGCGAAGACTACTGCGAAACTAACCGCGCAATGCTCAAGCCTTACGAAGATCGCGGCTACGCTAAAGGTCACGTTATCCCGACCTGTCTGCGTAACCACATGATGCTCCGTGAAATGCGTGAAGGCCGCGGCCCCATCTACATGGATACCGCTACCGCACTGCAGAACACTTTCAAAGAACTCTCCCCCGCAGAGCAGAAGCACCTCGAGTCTGAAGCTTGGGAAGACTTTCTTGATATGTGTGTTGGTCAGGCTAACCTCTGGGCTTGTCAGAACATCGAACCTGAAAACTCCGGTTCCGAAATCATGCCCACCGAGCCTTACCTCCTCGGCTCCCACTCCGGTTGCTGTGGTATCTGGACTTCCGGTCCGGACGAAGACTGGGTTCCCGAAGATTACAAAGTTAAAGCTGACAACGGTAAAGTCTACAACCGTATGACCACCGTTAACGGCCTCTGGACCTGTGCTGACGGTGTTGGCGCATCCGGTCACAAGTTCTCTTCCGGTTCTCACGCTGAAGGCCGTATCGTTGGTAAGCAGATGGTACGCTGGGTTGTTGATCACAAAGACTTCAAACCCACCATCAAAGAAAATGCTGCTGACCTCGCTAAAGAGATCTACCAGCCTTGGTACACCTACGAAGAAGGTAAAGGCATCTCTACCGACCCCGTAGTTAACCCCAACTACATCACTCCCAAGAACTTCATGATGCGCCTTGTTAAGGCAACTGATGAATACGGTGGTGGTGTTGGTACCATGTACGTTACCTCCAAGTCCCTGCTGCACACCGGTTTCCATCTTCTCGAAATGCTCGAAGAAGACTCCAGAAAACTGGCTGCTCGCGACCTCCACGAACTCATGCGCTGCTGGGAGCAGTTCCACAGACTGTGGACTGTACGCCTGCACATGCAGCACATTGAATTCCGTGAAGAGTCCCGTTACCCCGGTTTCTACTACCGCGGTGACTTCATGGGTCTCGATGATTCCAAGTGGAAATGCTTCGTCAACTCCAAGTATGACGTAGAAAAAGGCGAAACTACCGTCTTCAAGAAAGCATACCACCAGATCATCCCCACCTAAGCCGGGAATGATATATGCGGCTGCGGGCTTAGGCCCGCAGCCGTTCTTTTACGGCTTGCACTGAAATGGTCTGAATCCGTATTGCGACCCTTCGGTCGGTGTCCGGGTTTGGGCCATTTTAAGGCTCAGGGCTTCTAAGAGTTCAGGAGGATAGAGAATGTCAAATAGCATACTTGTCGTAGGCGGCGGGTTCAGTGGTATCACTGCTGCACTCGAAGCCGCTGAAGTAGGCCATGAAGTCTTCATCGTGGAGAAGGCGCCGTATCTGGGTGGCCGGGTGATGCAGCTGAATAAATATTTTCCGAAGCTGTGTCCTCCTTCCTGCGGACTGGAGATTCAGTTTCAGAGAATTAAAAACAATAAGAACGTGAAGTTCTTTACCTTGGCTGAAGTGGAATCCATCAGCGGTTCCAAAGGCAACTACGAAGTCAAGGTTCGCATCAAGCCCAGATATGTGGGTCCGGGTAGTGTTGAACTCACTGACGTCATCGCGAAACTGTCCAATGACATTACCGATGAATTTGAGTTTAAACTCTGCGACCGCAAAGCTCTTTACATGGATGTACCTTTTGCTTTCCCCGCAAGGTATGTTCTTGAAAAAGAAAATTGCACTGATGAAGACCTCAAACTTCTCGAAGGTGTCGATGTTATCGACCTGAAAGAAGAGGAAAAGGTCATCACACTTAATGTAGGTTCCATCGTCTACGCTACCGGCTGGAAGCCTTACGATGTTACCAAACTTTCCAACCTCGGCGCAGGTACCGTACAGAACTGCATTTCCAACATGGCGATGGAAAGACTTGCAGCTCCCAGCGGACCTACCGACGGTAAGATTGTGCGCCCCTCTGACGGTGCACAGCCTAAAAACATCGCATTCGTACAGTGTGCGGGTTCTCGCGATGAAAACCACCTCAACTTTTGTTCCTACATCTGTTGCATGGCTTCCCTGAAGCAGGCTGCATATGTTCGTGAACAGTACCCTGATGCAAAGGTCACCATTTACTACATCGACCTGCGTACTCCGGGACGTTATGACAAGTTCGCGAAACGCATTCTTTCCGATGACAAGATCAATGCCGTTAAAGGTAAGGTCGCTGAAGTTATCGAAGAATCCGGTTCCGGCAATGTTCTCGTTACAGTTGAGGATGCTGAATCCGGTATCAAGTCCCAGAACGAGCATGATCTCTTAGTTCTGGCAACCGGTATGCAGCCCAGTCTTGCTGGTACCCCGGTTCCTTCCGGCGTACAGGTTGACGATCAGGGCTTTATTGTCGGCGGTGAGGAACAAGGCATTTTCGCTGCCGGGTGTGCAAAGCAGCCTCTGGATGTCATGAAGACAGCCCAGTCCGGTACTGCTGCCGCTCTCAAAGCGATCCAAACGGTGATAGGGAGGTAAGTCGACATGCCCGAAAAAATCGGTGTTTATTTCGACCAAGCGAGCGTATCTCCTTACCTGAACGCTGAAGAAATGGCTGAACTGGTCGGTCGCGTTTACGCGAACGAGTGTCCGGTCGTAAAGGTGCACCCGCGTCTTAACAGCGAGGAAGGAAGAAAGCTCATTCAGGAAGATATCGACGCTGGCAACGTTGACGCAGTATGTATCTGCGGCACTAGCCCTCGCGTTGACTGGGATATTTTCGACTTTGACAATGTCGCTGTCGAACGAGTCAACCTGCGTGAACAGTGCATCAAGGTTTTCAGGAATCCCGACGGCACCATGCCCGATCCTAACGGCGAAGTTCCTGAGCTCCTCAAAATTATGGCAAACGAATACGTCAAAATGGGTGTTACCAAACTGCTCAAAACTAACGAGCAGGAATCCCAGGCCTTTGATGCCACCAAGGTGGTCATGGTCATGGGTGGTGGTTTCACCGGTCTTACTGCGGCTCTTTACGCTGCTAAGACCAACCACGACGTAATTTTGGTAGAAAAGGAAGCCACCCTTGGTGGTAAGGCTGCCGGAATGTACAAAACATTCCCTCTTTCCTACCCTTATACTGAAGCACATGAAACCGGTATTGAAGCTCTGATCTCTGAAGTTCAGTCCAATTCCAGAATCAAAGTGCTGACCTCCGCACAGCTTACTGCTCTCGAAGGCGCTCCCGGCAAATACACTGCTAAAGTGAAAGTCGGTGGCAACGTTGAAGAGATGGCTGTCGGTGCATGTGTTCTGGCAACCGGTTGGGTTCCTCAGGATACTAAATACGTAGAACCTATGGGTTACGGTTCTTCCAAGGTTGTGACTGCTGCTGAATTTGAAGCTATGGTCAAGGAAGGCAAGATGACTGCTAAGTCTGTTGCTTTCGTTCTTGATACTCGCCTCAGTGAAGCTGAGTTTGCTGCTAAGGAAGCCGCTGCTGCTGATTCTACCGAAGAAGCAGAGGAAGCACCTGCGGCTGAAGAAGGTGAAGAGGAAGAAACCTTTGTCTACGAAGACATGGAATCTTACAAACACCTGCCTTACACTTCTGAGCTTAGCAGTCTCGTTGCCCTCAAGCAGGCCAACTACGTACGCGAAAAGAATGACGACGCTGTAGCCTACATCATCTACGATCACATGATGGTGCCCGGCGTGAACGAGCGTTACTACCGTGCTGCACAGGATAACCCCGGTGTTATGCTGACTAAAGGTACCGTAACTTCCATCAAGGAAGAGGGTGCCGGAATGGTTGTTTGCGCAAGCAACACCCTGCTCGGTGAAAATATTGAAATCGAAGCTGAACTGGTCGTAGTTCCCACCGGTATGGTTCCCACCACCGCGCACGATCCGACCATCAACCTCGTATACAGACAGGGTCCTGCATTCCCCGATCTCCAGCAGTTCGACGGTTACGCAGACTCCAACTACATCTGCTTCCCCTACGAAACACGCCGTACCGGTATTTATGCCGCAGGTTGTGTCCGTCAGCCCATGTCCATGGGACTGGCTCGTGAGGATGCAGCAGGTGCTGTCCTGAAAGCGATTCAGTGTATCAACTCCTCCAACCACGGCGTAGCTGTACACCCCCGCTCCGGTGACACCACCTATCCTGTTTTCAACTTCATGCGCTGCACACAGTGTAAGCGTTGTACCGAGGAATGTCCCTTCGGCGCACTGGATGATGATGAAAAAGGAACACCAATGCCGAATCCGTCCCGTTGCCGCCGTTGCGGTACCTGTATGGGTGCCTGCCCTGAGCGCGTAATCGGATTCGACAACTACAACATTGACATGATCGGTTCCATGATCAAGCAGGTTAACGTACCTGATGATATGGAAGCTGACGGTCCCCGTTTTATCGTTCTGGCTTGCGAAAACGATGCCTACCCGGCACTCGATATGGCAGCTATGCGCGGTAAAGGCTGGTCT contains the following coding sequences:
- a CDS encoding aconitate hydratase, with amino-acid sequence MGLNITEKIISAHLLNGEMEPGTEVGLRIDQTLTQDATGTMAYLQFEAMGIDKVQTELSVSYVDHNTLQMGFRNPDDHQYLRTVAAKHGVVFSPAGTGICHQLHLENFAKPGKTLIGSDSHTPTAGGLGMLAMGAGGLSVALAMAGQPYSIPMPKVVKVELSGKLTGWASAKDIILKLLELKTVKGGVGKVFEFAGEGVKTLSVPERAVITNMGAELGATTSIFPSDENTKAFLKAMGREEDWSELIADADATYAEVVEINLSELEPLVAQPHMPDRVVTVKSLAGLKVNQSAIGSCTNSSYSDLKTTALILQDQQLPEGVDLMISPGSKQVLKMLASDGLIANFIDSGARLLECTCGPCIGMGGSPTSAGVSVRTFNRNFEGRSGTQDAQVYLASPQTAAKLALAGEFTDPATWGTPPAKIDFPEEVPSIRHLFIFPPENRAEVEIVRGPNIVPLETFSALPDQISSEIRLKVEDDITTDHILPAGAQITALRSNIPAISEYIFSRVDEGFVGRMKAADNGIILGGENYGQGSSREHAALGPRHLGVVAVITKSLARIHRANLVNFGILPLVLSEKSDYDKLSEGSKLTIDTTTITPGGETVVMADGAEIKVKNDLSTKELEIIKAGGLLNYVGKQL
- the sat gene encoding sulfate adenylyltransferase; translated protein: MSKLVAPHGGKGLVCCLLEGAELAAEQKKAEGLKQIEISARAKGDLIMMGCGGFSPLNGFMGKEDWKGVCEKFLMTDGTFWPVPVTLDSDDEDVKVGDEIALVNNGEVYATMQITEKYEMTEEDKKWECYQVFKGEGEESADDIFWKTALEDHPGVQMVMAQKKYNLAGPVKVLSEGEYPEQYKGVYLRPAETRAMFDEKGWSTVSALQLRNPMHRSHEFLAKISIEVCDGCLIHSLIGNLKPGDIPAEVRVKAIDTLVEHYFVKENVIQAGYPLDMRYAGPREGLLHATFRQNYGVNRMLIGRDHAGVGDFYGLFEAQEIFDKIPYATEACPEPGKALLCEPMKIDWTFYCYKCDGMASLRTCPHNKEERVILSGTKLRKALSEGAEIVDHFGRDEVLVQLREYYEGLTEKVEVKMQGAASGDAM
- the aprB gene encoding adenylyl-sulfate reductase subunit beta encodes the protein MPTFVNPEKCDGCKGGEKTACMYICPNDLMILDPEEMRAYNQEPEGCWECYSCVKICPQGAIEARPYGDFAPMGGTSIPMRSAEDIMWTVKFRNGNVKRFKFPIRTTPEGSIKPYEGKPEPTDLDNELLFTETELATPKEVLGQKFDVAEADKTTAWKDLD
- a CDS encoding chorismate mutase; this encodes MPEYKKFERSGGAAPRRQSLLDEIKELDARLLSLVSRRNYLMGKAASKRKQKGLPLGDPDMERRIFETWSAEAGHKKFDLKTARRVFEQLNNLAYAGVAKPENRKLSTYVLSPPQKPVDVTFDGPGSLFQSKLWIALCAAAGAEAKMGPLCVNDEITELIKALNQAGAHLSWDGETIESRSGEGIEFEEKLIFAGDNAMTMFLTIAFGLKTVGKFKIAGGPILKQYDSRPLAEVLSPLGARLNTLDLQSHGLPARLECGGRMASSIEISEDIPAEFVAALALAAWTYPQGLTMKFAEGWHGAGLLKEVVAVLKKSGIKAKLNETECSIPATKEISVPEQLSIALEPELCAALLAMPAFSNGQVTINGYWPKTETAEDALRILKAGGLNIEISKGSITATKGEAAAEASFNFGNANDLFPVGLALAVNSRSECKVSNIADAVMFEQGIELLERLGIKYERGEEELTVLPGRLKWDEAWSAPTPFFGIALGLMAWMRPGISLENPGDISDLWPRYWTLYNSLPEINGLKDPEVKKKDESTTRRRIKID
- the aprA gene encoding adenylyl-sulfate reductase subunit alpha; translated protein: MPLLPSKEASKGVALAEPELIEKDVDLLLVGGGMGNCGVAYEAMRWIEKVGGDISIMLLDKAAMERSGAVAQGLSAINTYLGENDADDYVRMVRTDLMGLVREDLIFDLGRHVDDSVHLFEEWGLPCWIKKDGKNLDGAAAKAAGLSLRNGDACVRSGRWQMMINGESYKCIVAEAAKMALGEENYMERIFIVKMLLDANEPNRIAGAVGFSTRENKVYVFKCNAAVVACGGAVNVYRPRSTGEGMGRAWYPVWNAGSTYTMCAQVGAEMTMMENRFVPARFKDGYGPVGAWFLLFKAKATNYKGEDYCETNRAMLKPYEDRGYAKGHVIPTCLRNHMMLREMREGRGPIYMDTATALQNTFKELSPAEQKHLESEAWEDFLDMCVGQANLWACQNIEPENSGSEIMPTEPYLLGSHSGCCGIWTSGPDEDWVPEDYKVKADNGKVYNRMTTVNGLWTCADGVGASGHKFSSGSHAEGRIVGKQMVRWVVDHKDFKPTIKENAADLAKEIYQPWYTYEEGKGISTDPVVNPNYITPKNFMMRLVKATDEYGGGVGTMYVTSKSLLHTGFHLLEMLEEDSRKLAARDLHELMRCWEQFHRLWTVRLHMQHIEFREESRYPGFYYRGDFMGLDDSKWKCFVNSKYDVEKGETTVFKKAYHQIIPT